A DNA window from Candidatus Roseilinea sp. contains the following coding sequences:
- a CDS encoding hypothetical protein (possible pseudo, frameshifted), which produces MKNTFNPTHPGTLIVHRSDSAPSSSVIKAVTASQRTVSMMTVSGSGLKGVPGIAGRTFMAVARTNTSVLMISQASAEQNICFVIPKAAAPSVVAELSAEFRQEMEHGEINPIETFDEASIITAVGALGISETPGVSGRVFSALGAQNINVFAIAQGVFRMRDQHDRGRRPLRRSGARRACADPMLSGLAERDTPMHRRWLSLS; this is translated from the coding sequence GTGAAGAACACCTTTAACCCGACGCATCCCGGCACGCTCATCGTGCATCGCAGCGACAGCGCGCCGAGCAGCAGCGTGATCAAGGCGGTCACGGCGAGTCAAAGAACCGTCAGCATGATGACCGTATCAGGCAGCGGGCTGAAAGGCGTGCCGGGCATTGCCGGTCGAACCTTCATGGCTGTGGCACGCACCAACACCAGCGTGCTGATGATCTCTCAGGCATCGGCTGAACAAAACATCTGCTTCGTCATCCCCAAAGCCGCCGCGCCAAGCGTGGTCGCCGAACTGAGCGCCGAATTCCGCCAAGAGATGGAACACGGCGAAATCAATCCGATCGAGACGTTCGACGAGGCGTCCATCATCACCGCCGTCGGGGCATTGGGCATCAGCGAGACGCCCGGCGTCAGCGGCCGCGTGTTCAGCGCGCTGGGCGCGCAGAACATCAACGTGTTCGCCATCGCGCAGGGGGTCTTCCGAATGCGCGATCAGCATGATCGTGGCCGCCGACCGCTGCGACGAAGCGGTGCGCGCCGTGCATGCGCTGACCCAATGCTGAGCGGTCTCGCCGAGCGCGATACACCAATGCACCGGCGGTGGTTATCTCTGTCGTGA
- a CDS encoding hypothetical protein (possible pseudo, frameshifted): MLNADEVYNYTDVDGVLTADPRIVPDARTIEVLTAQEMSELAYFGASVLHPMTIAPLVERKHPAAREEHL, encoded by the coding sequence GTGCTGAACGCCGACGAGGTCTACAACTACACCGACGTGGACGGCGTCCTGACGGCCGATCCGCGCATCGTGCCGGACGCGCGCACCATCGAGGTGCTGACCGCGCAGGAGATGAGCGAGCTGGCTTACTTCGGCGCATCCGTGCTGCATCCGATGACGATCGCGCCGCTGGTGGAAAGGAAACATCCCGCTGCGCGTGAAGAACACCTTTAA
- a CDS encoding membrane protein produces the protein MVGTILNVVTVLVGTALGVTLGNRLSARMRETVLIGLGLSTTGYAVLNIVDAMAGQQNAPFKFIVILLSVLLGGVVGELLDLDGALNCFGAALERRFAKSEDAERTARFIRGYVAASLVFCVGPMTILGSIQDGLNGDYSLLAIKSTLDGFAALAFAASLGVGVGFSIITIVVVQGGIALLAGQLQSWFTSPMLAVLSATGALLIIGIGLTLPRPEADSVGELFARVGDRAGHGGCARRTGVARLCLAILLSSAEDQADRRAQEGELFRATGSPKSAGR, from the coding sequence ATGGTCGGCACGATCCTGAACGTTGTCACGGTGCTGGTCGGCACTGCGCTGGGCGTGACGCTGGGCAACCGCCTGTCGGCGCGGATGCGCGAGACGGTGCTCATCGGCTTGGGCCTGAGCACCACCGGCTACGCCGTCCTCAACATTGTGGATGCGATGGCGGGGCAGCAGAACGCGCCGTTCAAGTTCATCGTCATCCTGCTCAGCGTCCTGCTCGGTGGCGTGGTCGGCGAGTTGCTGGATCTTGATGGCGCATTGAATTGCTTCGGCGCGGCCCTGGAGCGGCGCTTCGCCAAGAGCGAGGACGCCGAGCGCACCGCGCGCTTCATTCGCGGCTACGTCGCCGCCAGCCTGGTGTTCTGCGTTGGGCCGATGACCATCCTCGGCTCGATCCAGGATGGCCTGAACGGGGACTACTCGTTGCTGGCCATCAAGAGCACACTCGACGGCTTTGCGGCGCTGGCCTTCGCCGCCTCGCTCGGCGTCGGCGTGGGCTTCTCCATCATCACCATCGTTGTGGTGCAAGGCGGCATCGCGCTGCTGGCCGGCCAGCTTCAGAGCTGGTTCACCTCGCCGATGCTGGCCGTGTTGTCGGCCACCGGCGCATTGCTCATCATCGGCATCGGCCTCACCCTGCCTCGACCTGAAGCAGATTCGGTTGGTGAACTATTTGCCCGCGTTGGTGATCGGGCCGGCCATGGTGGCTGCGCTCGGCGCACTGGGGTTGCCCGGCTTTGTCTAGCGATCCTCCTTTCGTCCGCGGAAGATCAAGCGGATCGGCGTGCCCAGGAAGGTGAACTCTTTCGCGCAACCGGTTCTCCAAAAAGCGCTGGTAGGTGA
- the purA gene encoding adenylosuccinate synthetase, with protein MSITVLLGAQWGDEGKGRITDALAADADIVARFNGGDNAGHTITIGSRVFKLHLLPAGIFRERCLNLIGNGVVLNPIHFLKERDEIVAAGFPVTPENLQISEAAHVILPGHIALDAAREATRGGIGTTQRGIGFAYSDKAARLGLRAGLMRDPERFAGAVYEHTQRVNRALEREYGRPPLDAQAVADQYAEAARHVAPYLANTFRTLHRALAQGKRVLAEGAQAVMLDIDHGTYPFVTSSNATIGGVLTGLGVPAQAITRVVGMAKAFCTRVGAGPFVTELEGELALRLRGTGANPWDEYGATTGRPRRVGWFDGVALRYAAQMNGLTELALTKLDILTGLDPLRVCVAYAYHGAQLEDFPQDSDILAQCRPIYEELPGWQADVKSARRFDDLPAEARAYIARIEALAGVRVTMVSVGPEREQLVVR; from the coding sequence ATGTCCATCACCGTCTTACTTGGCGCCCAGTGGGGCGACGAAGGCAAAGGCCGGATCACCGATGCGCTGGCGGCCGACGCCGACATCGTCGCGCGCTTCAACGGCGGCGACAACGCCGGCCACACCATCACCATCGGTTCGCGGGTGTTCAAGTTGCACCTGTTGCCGGCCGGCATCTTCCGCGAACGATGCCTGAACCTCATCGGCAACGGCGTCGTGCTCAATCCGATCCATTTTCTCAAGGAGCGCGATGAGATCGTCGCCGCCGGATTTCCCGTCACGCCGGAGAACCTGCAGATCAGCGAGGCCGCGCACGTCATCCTGCCGGGGCACATCGCGCTCGACGCTGCGCGCGAGGCGACGCGGGGCGGCATCGGCACCACGCAGCGCGGCATCGGTTTCGCCTATAGCGACAAGGCGGCGCGCCTGGGCCTGCGCGCAGGGCTGATGCGCGATCCCGAGCGATTCGCCGGCGCTGTGTACGAGCACACCCAGCGCGTCAATCGCGCGCTCGAGCGCGAATATGGGCGCCCGCCGCTCGACGCCCAGGCGGTCGCCGACCAATACGCCGAGGCCGCGCGACACGTCGCGCCCTACCTGGCCAACACCTTTCGCACGCTGCACCGTGCCCTGGCGCAGGGCAAGCGCGTGTTGGCCGAAGGCGCGCAAGCCGTCATGCTCGATATTGACCACGGCACGTATCCGTTCGTCACGTCGTCCAACGCGACCATCGGCGGCGTGTTGACGGGCCTGGGCGTGCCGGCGCAGGCGATCACGCGCGTCGTCGGCATGGCCAAAGCGTTTTGCACGCGCGTCGGCGCAGGGCCGTTCGTCACCGAACTGGAGGGCGAACTGGCGTTGCGCTTGCGCGGCACTGGCGCCAACCCATGGGACGAATACGGCGCAACCACCGGCCGGCCGCGTCGCGTGGGATGGTTTGATGGCGTGGCGCTGCGCTACGCTGCGCAAATGAACGGTCTGACTGAGCTGGCGCTCACCAAGCTGGACATCCTCACCGGCCTGGATCCGCTGCGCGTCTGCGTGGCTTACGCATACCACGGCGCGCAACTGGAGGATTTCCCGCAGGATAGTGACATCCTGGCCCAGTGCCGGCCGATCTACGAAGAGCTGCCGGGGTGGCAGGCCGACGTCAAATCGGCGCGCCGCTTCGATGACCTGCCGGCGGAGGCGCGCGCCTACATCGCCCGCATCGAGGCGCTGGCCGGCGTTCGGGTGACGATGGTCAGCGTGGGGCCGGAGCGAGAGCAGTTGGTGGTGCGTTAG
- a CDS encoding DNA recombination/repair protein RecA — MAADAKKKALDIALAAILKAHGDGAVMRMGEASQMNVEVIPTGSLALDIALGVGGIPRGRITEIYGPESSGKTTICQHVVAQAQKRGGIAAYIDMEHALDLAYAARCGVNVNDLLISQPDTGEQAFDIAEQLIRSNAIDVVVIDSVAALVPKAEIEGEITDLQPGVQARLMSKALRRLAGVIKQTNTAVIFTNQLRQKIGVMFGNPETTTGGMALRFYASVRLDVRRVQAIKSGGEVTGSRTRVRVTKNKVAPPFKEAEFDIMYNEGISTLGDMLDVATSMNIVEKRGTFFMYDGSRIGQGRENAKAYLAEHPEVAAKIEAQVRESIASGQAAKFAPTTKPEAGEEDEGADEFDD, encoded by the coding sequence ATGGCAGCAGACGCAAAGAAGAAGGCGCTCGATATTGCGCTCGCCGCGATCCTCAAAGCTCATGGCGATGGCGCGGTCATGCGCATGGGGGAAGCATCCCAGATGAACGTGGAGGTCATTCCAACCGGCAGCCTGGCGTTGGACATTGCGCTGGGCGTCGGCGGCATCCCGCGCGGGCGGATCACTGAGATCTACGGCCCCGAATCTTCGGGCAAGACCACGATCTGCCAGCACGTTGTGGCGCAGGCGCAAAAGCGCGGCGGCATCGCGGCGTATATTGACATGGAGCACGCCCTCGACCTGGCCTACGCGGCGCGCTGCGGCGTGAACGTGAACGATTTGCTCATCTCGCAGCCCGACACGGGCGAGCAAGCGTTCGACATCGCCGAACAGCTCATCCGCTCCAACGCAATTGACGTCGTGGTGATTGACTCGGTGGCTGCGCTGGTGCCGAAGGCCGAGATCGAAGGCGAGATCACCGACCTGCAGCCCGGCGTCCAGGCGCGGCTGATGAGCAAGGCGCTCCGACGGCTGGCCGGTGTGATCAAGCAAACCAACACGGCCGTCATCTTCACCAACCAGCTCCGTCAGAAGATCGGCGTGATGTTCGGCAACCCGGAGACCACGACCGGCGGGATGGCGCTGCGTTTCTATGCCTCGGTGCGCCTGGATGTGCGCCGGGTGCAAGCCATCAAGTCGGGCGGGGAAGTGACCGGCAGCCGCACGCGCGTGCGCGTGACCAAGAACAAGGTGGCGCCGCCCTTCAAAGAAGCCGAGTTCGACATCATGTACAACGAGGGCATCAGCACGCTCGGCGATATGCTGGATGTGGCCACCAGCATGAATATCGTCGAGAAGCGCGGCACGTTCTTCATGTACGACGGCTCGCGCATCGGCCAAGGACGCGAAAACGCCAAAGCCTACCTGGCCGAGCATCCCGAAGTCGCCGCCAAGATCGAAGCGCAGGTGCGCGAGTCCATCGCCAGCGGCCAAGCCGCCAAGTTTGCCCCGACGACCAAGCCGGAGGCCGGCGAGGAAGACGAAGGGGCAGACGAATTCGACGATTGA
- the xseB gene encoding exodeoxyribonuclease 7 small subunit: MAKKETAEAAVEQLTFEQAFQQLEAIVAQLEQGELSLDQSLELYARGQRLAAHCAQLLDRAELRVREIRD; this comes from the coding sequence ATGGCCAAAAAAGAAACCGCCGAGGCGGCCGTCGAACAGTTGACGTTCGAGCAAGCCTTCCAGCAACTCGAAGCCATCGTCGCGCAACTCGAACAAGGTGAGTTGTCCCTCGATCAATCGCTGGAACTGTATGCGCGTGGCCAACGGCTCGCGGCGCACTGCGCTCAGCTCCTCGATCGGGCGGAGTTGCGGGTGAGGGAGATTCGAGATTAG